A portion of the Paenibacillus marchantiae genome contains these proteins:
- a CDS encoding alpha-L-arabinofuranosidase C-terminal domain-containing protein has translation MNTFHNQLIAHYKFEDAADIGKDSSGNGHVGGAAGEKIPDISEVNGRWAVTFTGGSNGTSYMELPSNLLQNVSDNTGVTVAAWVHLGKGSNVWERIFDFGKGEQGPYLFLTRQMRGTLYAGDDLVVDPGRGFASGEWMHVALSVAGSQGGTRSSAGPVVYVNGEKVADGSISQTSSGNYAKLRRWFDSFVDPANYSRNYIGRSQYVADVDFAGSLSDFRIYQAALSMDEVIEVMCESLTDEEIVKLAGDKYLSAPARIITKDVSLPVDLLGGKVNVQWKSSQPEVLSANGQVQPLSSAQEIRLNALLTKGGNTLNKSFDVSVVPEHLPPYTVTIHGDQHVADISEVMYGLFYEDINNAADGGIYAELVQNRSFESFAFDTYSHDSGECGCSTGRNRDPLFAWSGDTEKMIVQHTDGINTHLNVEDPEVNAYYVTVQTGATIRNRGFSDSNEHCAMSIKKGEAYDFTVWAKAVSAGTITVQLQDGNGDAISDSVTLQVEGGNTWKKYGITYSDTRVLVANAEFSGHASGSHVLTHSSSPNITHSNVTLTGTETALGQLVLSFEGDISIDMVSLIPQDVWGADPKEQGVSASAHANYTGNPNYRLRKDLVQALVDLHPKFLRFPGGCISEGSFIWDNVYDWKDSVGAVELRKENYNVWGYMMTMGLGYMEYFQLAEDLNAAPVPVMACGVLCQARSDYAHPAGGALRDYYIRNFTDLIDFALSTDIEHNEWAAIRSSMGHPEPFDLRYLGVGNENWGTEFFANFEVFKTSIDEYMKRNYPDHELHIISTVGAQADDDAYQQGWKFLSGNLTGSAQVAFADGKEVIEETVTWYENQDNYMDTIADEHYYRSNDYLLNNVDRYNYYERAYHEDGSMDWTETSKVFVGEYASTDKNTLAGAIAEAAVMTGFENNADVVRLAAYAPLFNKVLTDGTYRWTPDCIWFDDETVWYTPNYYVQQLFAKYVGEQVLGTSFTTYSKGQPMELIPRGGIEIATGNADIVVKRITVTSNQDGSVLFTEDFRERTALNEAWNSIPGSAGYTLEKEKGLILKAQSSGLNGLFLLNDEWSNYKVEVEAQRIAGEDGFTIGVGLTDISPEKKDVIEYAIGYGGNATGVKVYKQGVEGYTLGDYSSSSAAGNLRAANYEPLANDTNYTITVDYGGDTGKNLICSYTDGHTTNRILDYKLEAYNRDVFHSVTRDAQHVYVKLVNADGVDKATQIHLQNLNVTSVAKWITLGGDEELLHVPNVNQKNDEKIVPQEQVIHLQEDSVVLQLPAHSVNVLVMDVQK, from the coding sequence ATGAATACATTTCATAATCAACTAATTGCACACTACAAGTTTGAAGATGCAGCCGACATTGGCAAGGATAGTTCAGGAAATGGGCACGTTGGAGGCGCCGCAGGAGAGAAAATACCCGACATTTCCGAAGTGAATGGCAGATGGGCGGTTACTTTTACTGGAGGATCGAACGGAACATCCTATATGGAATTGCCTTCGAATTTGCTGCAAAATGTAAGCGACAACACTGGAGTAACTGTTGCAGCATGGGTCCATTTAGGCAAGGGATCGAACGTGTGGGAGCGGATTTTCGACTTCGGCAAAGGAGAACAGGGCCCCTATTTATTTCTGACTCGTCAGATGCGAGGCACGTTATATGCAGGCGATGATCTGGTTGTAGACCCGGGACGTGGATTTGCCAGTGGGGAATGGATGCATGTTGCTTTGTCAGTAGCAGGTAGTCAGGGCGGCACACGCAGCAGTGCGGGTCCGGTTGTATATGTGAATGGAGAGAAAGTAGCGGATGGCTCCATCAGTCAGACGTCTAGTGGCAACTATGCCAAGCTGCGCAGATGGTTTGATTCGTTCGTGGATCCTGCGAATTATAGCCGCAATTATATTGGACGTTCTCAGTACGTGGCAGATGTGGATTTTGCAGGCTCACTGTCTGATTTTCGGATTTATCAGGCGGCTCTGTCCATGGATGAAGTGATCGAAGTCATGTGCGAGTCCCTGACGGATGAAGAGATTGTGAAGCTGGCAGGAGATAAATATTTGTCTGCTCCAGCCCGGATTATTACCAAAGACGTGTCATTGCCTGTAGATTTGCTGGGGGGCAAGGTAAACGTTCAATGGAAATCAAGTCAGCCAGAAGTTCTGTCAGCGAATGGACAAGTTCAACCCCTGAGCTCAGCACAGGAGATTCGTTTGAACGCACTTTTAACCAAAGGTGGAAATACGCTGAACAAAAGTTTTGATGTGTCCGTTGTGCCAGAACATCTTCCGCCTTATACCGTTACAATCCATGGGGACCAGCATGTGGCGGATATTAGTGAAGTGATGTACGGCCTGTTCTACGAGGATATCAACAATGCAGCAGATGGGGGAATCTATGCGGAGTTAGTTCAGAACCGTTCGTTCGAATCCTTTGCATTCGATACGTACTCGCATGACTCTGGCGAATGTGGTTGTTCGACAGGCCGGAACCGTGATCCTTTGTTTGCCTGGTCAGGGGATACCGAGAAAATGATCGTACAGCATACCGATGGAATAAACACTCATCTTAACGTAGAAGACCCGGAAGTGAACGCTTATTATGTAACGGTTCAGACGGGTGCGACCATTCGAAATCGCGGATTCTCCGATTCCAATGAGCATTGTGCCATGTCCATCAAGAAAGGAGAGGCATATGATTTTACCGTCTGGGCCAAGGCAGTATCCGCAGGAACGATTACGGTTCAATTGCAGGACGGGAACGGTGATGCCATCAGCGATTCTGTTACCCTGCAAGTTGAGGGCGGTAACACATGGAAGAAGTACGGGATCACCTATTCCGATACCCGTGTCCTTGTGGCTAATGCCGAATTCAGCGGTCATGCAAGTGGCAGCCATGTATTGACTCACTCCAGCTCTCCCAACATCACCCATTCAAACGTGACCTTGACCGGAACGGAGACCGCGCTTGGGCAATTGGTACTTTCCTTTGAAGGAGACATTTCCATAGACATGGTGTCGTTGATTCCGCAGGATGTATGGGGAGCCGATCCGAAAGAGCAGGGAGTATCCGCTTCAGCACATGCCAACTACACCGGGAATCCGAACTATCGGCTTAGGAAAGATCTGGTTCAAGCCCTTGTTGATCTGCATCCAAAGTTTCTGCGTTTTCCAGGTGGATGCATTTCCGAAGGTTCGTTCATTTGGGACAATGTGTATGACTGGAAGGATTCGGTGGGAGCGGTAGAGCTTCGCAAAGAGAACTATAACGTCTGGGGTTACATGATGACGATGGGTCTAGGTTATATGGAGTATTTCCAACTGGCAGAAGATTTGAATGCTGCTCCGGTTCCGGTTATGGCCTGTGGTGTTCTGTGCCAGGCTCGATCGGATTACGCACATCCGGCGGGTGGCGCTTTGAGGGATTACTATATCCGAAACTTTACAGACCTGATCGATTTCGCGCTCAGCACGGATATTGAACATAATGAATGGGCTGCCATTCGAAGCAGCATGGGACATCCTGAACCATTCGATCTACGTTATCTTGGCGTAGGTAATGAGAACTGGGGAACCGAATTTTTTGCCAACTTTGAAGTATTCAAGACGTCAATTGATGAGTATATGAAACGTAATTATCCTGATCATGAGCTTCATATCATTTCGACAGTCGGCGCCCAGGCGGACGATGATGCGTACCAACAGGGCTGGAAATTCCTGAGCGGCAATCTGACCGGATCAGCTCAGGTTGCTTTTGCAGATGGCAAAGAGGTCATCGAGGAGACGGTCACTTGGTATGAGAACCAGGACAACTATATGGATACCATTGCGGATGAGCACTACTATCGCTCCAATGACTATTTGCTGAACAACGTGGATCGGTACAACTATTATGAGCGGGCTTATCATGAAGACGGCAGTATGGATTGGACAGAGACATCCAAGGTATTTGTGGGAGAATATGCATCCACGGACAAAAATACACTGGCAGGTGCGATCGCAGAAGCTGCAGTCATGACCGGTTTTGAAAATAATGCGGACGTTGTTCGTCTGGCTGCCTATGCGCCGCTGTTCAACAAAGTACTGACGGATGGCACTTACCGCTGGACGCCGGACTGCATCTGGTTTGATGATGAAACGGTGTGGTATACACCGAATTATTATGTGCAGCAGCTTTTTGCCAAGTATGTGGGTGAGCAGGTGCTGGGCACTTCATTTACAACGTACAGCAAGGGTCAACCGATGGAACTCATTCCACGTGGCGGCATCGAGATTGCGACAGGCAATGCCGATATTGTGGTGAAACGGATTACGGTCACATCGAACCAGGATGGCAGCGTGCTGTTTACAGAAGATTTCAGGGAGCGGACAGCTCTGAATGAGGCATGGAATTCGATTCCGGGATCGGCAGGATACACGCTGGAGAAGGAAAAAGGACTGATTTTGAAAGCCCAGTCAAGCGGACTGAATGGATTATTCCTTCTGAACGATGAATGGTCGAATTATAAAGTGGAAGTCGAGGCTCAGCGTATAGCGGGTGAGGATGGCTTCACCATCGGTGTTGGATTGACGGATATATCACCTGAGAAAAAGGATGTCATCGAATACGCAATCGGATATGGCGGCAATGCAACGGGAGTCAAAGTATATAAACAAGGTGTAGAAGGCTACACTCTGGGTGATTATTCTTCCAGTTCAGCGGCGGGGAATCTCCGGGCAGCCAACTATGAACCGCTGGCGAACGATACGAATTATACGATTACTGTCGATTATGGTGGCGATACAGGGAAGAATCTGATCTGCTCTTATACCGATGGTCACACGACCAACAGAATTCTGGATTACAAGCTGGAAGCGTACAACCGGGATGTATTCCATTCTGTTACGAGAGATGCGCAGCATGTGTATGTGAAGCTGGTGAACGCAGATGGGGTGGACAAAGCAACCCAAATTCACCTTCAAAATCTAAACGTTACCTCTGTTGCGAAATGGATAACACTTGGCGGAGATGAAGAATTGCTACATGTTCCTAATGTGAACCAGAAAAATGATGAGAAAATTGTTCCACAAGAACAAGTGATTCATCTGCAGGAGGATTCGGTTGTTTTGCAGCTTCCTGCTCATTCGGTCAATGTATTGGTTATGGATGTCCAGAAATAA
- a CDS encoding carbohydrate ABC transporter permease — MHHASRAYRWFLGINYVILTLLALLCLFPIVNILAISFSSSDAVKAGSVTFWPVDFTFSSYKYILENQQFLNSFGTSLLRVVLGVATNLIFTILVAYPLSKEAAKFRSRTFYAWVFVFTMLFSGGLIPGYLIVKEAGLLDSIWALILPGAVPIFNVLLMLNFFRGLPKELEEAAWMDGAGHFRTLWSIYLPISLPSIATITLFAMVGHWNAWFDGMIYMKSPEGYPLATYLQSMLQQVTMIQSEMMTLEDATLLSQVSDRTTQASQIFLSVIPILLVYPFLQRYFVHGLVVGSVKG, encoded by the coding sequence ATGCATCACGCTTCAAGAGCCTACCGTTGGTTTCTGGGAATCAATTATGTCATCCTGACCCTTCTTGCCTTGCTATGTCTGTTTCCTATTGTGAATATTCTGGCAATTTCGTTTAGTTCAAGTGATGCAGTCAAGGCGGGGAGTGTCACATTCTGGCCGGTGGACTTCACCTTCTCCTCGTATAAATACATTCTCGAAAATCAGCAGTTTCTAAATTCATTCGGTACAAGTCTTCTCCGTGTGGTACTCGGAGTTGCGACCAACCTGATTTTCACGATTCTTGTAGCCTATCCGCTCTCCAAAGAGGCAGCAAAGTTTCGTTCCAGAACGTTCTATGCGTGGGTTTTTGTCTTTACCATGCTATTCAGTGGAGGATTAATCCCGGGTTATCTGATCGTCAAGGAAGCAGGCCTTTTGGATTCCATCTGGGCTCTGATATTACCGGGAGCGGTTCCGATCTTTAATGTATTGCTTATGCTGAATTTCTTCCGGGGTTTGCCGAAGGAGCTGGAAGAGGCGGCTTGGATGGATGGCGCAGGCCATTTCCGTACGCTATGGAGCATTTACCTTCCCATTTCATTGCCCAGTATCGCAACCATTACATTGTTTGCCATGGTGGGACACTGGAACGCCTGGTTTGATGGCATGATTTATATGAAAAGTCCGGAAGGTTATCCGCTAGCCACGTATTTGCAATCGATGCTTCAGCAAGTGACGATGATTCAAAGTGAGATGATGACCCTTGAAGATGCAACACTATTAAGTCAGGTGTCGGATAGAACGACCCAGGCATCTCAAATCTTTTTGTCTGTTATACCCATTCTGCTCGTGTATCCGTTCCTGCAAAGGTATTTCGTTCATGGAC
- a CDS encoding family 43 glycosylhydrolase, producing the protein MKRYWVSVLNISLLSSALLTTTALAPVSVFADSPGAIRSNPQVSTSIENAVPAFRNVSVHDPSVIKVGDTFYIFGSHLQVAKSKDLMNWDSVASGVTDDNPVVPNVTKEFAEALQWAQTDTLWAADVIQLADGKFYMYYNACKGDSPRSALGVAVADNIEGPYKDQGILLKSGMWDEISEDGTIYDATIHPNVVDPDVFFDKNGKLWMVYGSYSGGIFILEMDETTGKPLPNQGYGKKLTGGNHSRIEAPYMLYNPETDYYYLYLSYGGLGADGGYNIRVARSKTPDGPFLDAEGNDMINVKADKDKPLFDDRSIEPFGVKLLGNFLFQRQIGDPGTGQGIGYVSPGHNSAYVDAETGKQFLIFHSRFPGRGEEHEVRVHEMHMNSEGWPVVSPYRYAGLEEDTAALKTQDIAGQYKWVNHGKEITAEIKSSQTVQFTADGQISGAVTGTWSLKEDNQVQITSNNVLYKGVFTHEWEPDSQKTVLTFSALSSSGVAIWGSQMAALKDQDIVNAVKKDLSIGDTGNIFFNLSLPTKGTRDAEITWKSSNTSALSATGVVNRPRTGKGDAKVALTATIRKGSAVSSKTFNVIIPQQAVSPLLGEYTFEQKKLAKIAQDFSKNEYHGQAFNVATSAISSKNQAAAFNGTDSYIQLPGIITDTTDFTFSAWVNWSGGGDWQRIFDFGNGLNRHMFLTPAQHTGALQFTIHDQGRDQSLIAAEPLPSNQWVHVAVTLQGDTATLYVNGKSVASSTEITFNPKDLQVTEAYLGKSRYTADPFYKGSMDNVKVYDKALTSTEIQRQAKEKP; encoded by the coding sequence ATGAAACGTTATTGGGTAAGCGTACTTAACATTTCTTTACTGAGCTCTGCATTACTTACGACAACAGCTTTGGCTCCTGTCTCCGTATTCGCGGATAGTCCGGGGGCAATCCGTTCCAACCCGCAAGTTTCCACATCCATTGAGAATGCGGTTCCAGCATTCAGGAATGTTTCCGTTCATGACCCTTCCGTTATTAAGGTGGGTGATACCTTTTATATTTTTGGTTCACATCTTCAAGTGGCAAAGTCCAAAGATTTGATGAATTGGGATTCGGTCGCCTCCGGGGTTACGGATGACAACCCTGTTGTCCCTAATGTAACCAAGGAATTCGCTGAAGCCCTACAATGGGCGCAGACCGATACATTATGGGCAGCAGACGTCATCCAGTTGGCGGATGGAAAATTTTATATGTACTACAATGCGTGCAAAGGGGACTCTCCCCGCTCTGCGTTAGGTGTTGCTGTGGCAGATAACATTGAGGGCCCTTATAAGGATCAGGGTATTCTGCTCAAATCCGGCATGTGGGATGAGATTAGTGAGGATGGCACCATATACGATGCAACCATACATCCGAATGTGGTCGACCCTGATGTATTTTTCGATAAAAACGGCAAGCTCTGGATGGTATACGGTTCCTATTCCGGAGGGATTTTCATTCTGGAGATGGACGAAACAACGGGGAAACCTCTCCCTAATCAGGGGTATGGCAAAAAACTGACCGGAGGCAATCACAGCCGAATTGAAGCACCTTATATGCTCTATAATCCCGAAACCGACTATTATTATCTGTATCTGTCCTATGGCGGATTGGGTGCTGACGGAGGATATAACATTCGCGTAGCTCGCTCCAAAACACCGGACGGCCCTTTCCTCGATGCTGAAGGAAACGATATGATCAACGTCAAGGCGGACAAGGACAAACCCTTGTTTGACGACCGTTCGATCGAGCCTTTTGGCGTCAAATTACTAGGAAACTTCCTGTTTCAAAGACAGATCGGTGACCCCGGCACAGGTCAAGGTATCGGCTATGTATCACCAGGACATAACTCCGCTTATGTTGACGCTGAAACGGGAAAACAATTTCTGATCTTCCATTCCCGCTTTCCAGGACGCGGCGAAGAGCATGAAGTCCGCGTCCATGAGATGCATATGAACTCGGAAGGATGGCCTGTTGTTTCTCCCTATCGCTATGCGGGCTTAGAAGAGGATACTGCCGCATTGAAAACCCAGGATATTGCTGGTCAGTACAAATGGGTGAATCACGGAAAGGAAATCACGGCCGAGATCAAATCTTCACAGACCGTTCAGTTCACAGCAGATGGGCAGATTAGTGGTGCGGTGACGGGAACTTGGAGTCTTAAAGAAGACAATCAGGTGCAAATCACATCGAATAATGTTCTGTATAAAGGAGTCTTCACTCATGAATGGGAGCCAGATTCCCAAAAGACGGTTCTGACCTTTAGCGCTCTCTCCTCCTCGGGCGTGGCAATCTGGGGAAGTCAGATGGCTGCACTGAAGGATCAGGATATTGTTAATGCGGTGAAAAAGGATCTGAGTATCGGCGACACAGGGAACATATTCTTCAACCTGTCCCTCCCGACCAAGGGAACTCGTGATGCAGAGATTACGTGGAAATCTTCCAACACCTCTGCGCTGTCCGCTACCGGAGTAGTGAATCGTCCTCGCACTGGTAAGGGAGATGCCAAGGTGGCATTAACGGCAACGATTCGCAAAGGTAGTGCGGTAAGCTCCAAAACGTTTAACGTTATCATTCCACAGCAAGCGGTTAGTCCTTTGCTTGGAGAATATACGTTTGAACAAAAGAAACTTGCAAAAATCGCACAGGATTTCAGCAAAAATGAATACCATGGCCAAGCCTTTAATGTGGCGACTTCTGCTATTAGCAGCAAGAATCAGGCTGCTGCTTTTAATGGAACCGACAGCTACATCCAGCTGCCTGGTATCATTACCGATACGACGGATTTCACCTTTAGTGCATGGGTCAACTGGAGCGGTGGTGGAGATTGGCAGCGAATTTTCGACTTTGGAAATGGCCTGAACAGACATATGTTCCTTACTCCCGCCCAGCATACTGGAGCTCTGCAATTCACCATTCATGATCAGGGACGGGATCAGAGCCTGATTGCTGCTGAACCGCTGCCCTCCAATCAATGGGTGCATGTCGCTGTTACCCTTCAGGGAGATACCGCCACTCTGTATGTGAATGGAAAATCCGTAGCAAGCAGCACGGAAATCACGTTTAACCCGAAGGATCTGCAAGTAACGGAAGCTTATTTGGGCAAAAGCCGCTATACAGCTGATCCTTTCTATAAAGGCTCAATGGATAACGTAAAAGTATATGATAAAGCGTTAACCTCTACAGAAATTCAGCGTCAGGCAAAAGAAAAGCCTTAA
- a CDS encoding ABC transporter permease produces MRSNYRQFIRNVPLHLMILPGLIIIIVFGYIPMAGLSIAFQNFSPIAGFKNMNWVGLDNFRYLFDLPGFGQVVWNTVFISAMKIVSGLVIPVLVALLLNEVRKTGFKRTIQTVIYMPHFFSWVILAGIIVDVLSPSTGIVNMLLKAIGVEPVQFLASNEWFPYILVITDQWKEFGFGTIIYLAALTNIDKSLYEASVMDGAGRWKQTWHITLPGIRPIVILMVTLSLGNVLNGGFDQVFNLYNPLVYESGDILDTMIYRIGLQDAQYSVSTALGLIKSVVSFIFIGLGYFLAYRLANYRIF; encoded by the coding sequence ATGCGTTCCAACTACAGACAATTTATACGAAACGTTCCGCTTCATCTCATGATATTGCCTGGATTGATCATTATTATTGTATTCGGTTACATTCCGATGGCGGGACTCTCCATTGCCTTTCAGAATTTCTCTCCCATTGCCGGATTCAAAAATATGAACTGGGTCGGCCTGGACAATTTCAGGTATCTATTCGATCTGCCGGGGTTCGGTCAGGTCGTATGGAATACGGTATTTATTTCCGCGATGAAAATTGTGTCCGGTTTGGTCATTCCCGTACTTGTGGCCTTGCTGCTGAATGAGGTGCGCAAAACAGGTTTTAAACGAACAATTCAGACGGTCATCTATATGCCGCATTTCTTTTCCTGGGTTATATTGGCCGGTATCATTGTAGACGTATTGTCCCCTAGTACAGGAATTGTAAATATGCTGCTTAAGGCGATAGGGGTTGAACCTGTTCAATTCCTGGCCAGTAACGAATGGTTTCCTTACATACTCGTCATTACGGACCAATGGAAAGAATTCGGATTTGGCACGATTATATATTTGGCCGCACTGACAAACATTGATAAATCCCTGTACGAAGCATCTGTCATGGATGGAGCAGGAAGATGGAAGCAGACCTGGCATATTACGCTGCCTGGCATTCGTCCCATCGTGATTCTAATGGTTACACTGAGTCTGGGTAACGTGCTTAACGGTGGTTTTGACCAAGTGTTCAACCTCTACAATCCACTGGTCTATGAATCCGGAGACATTCTGGATACGATGATCTATCGGATCGGTCTGCAAGATGCGCAGTATTCGGTATCAACCGCATTGGGTCTCATTAAGTCAGTCGTTTCGTTTATCTTTATCGGGCTTGGTTATTTCCTAGCCTATCGATTAGCCAATTATCGGATTTTCTAG